The following coding sequences are from one Streptomyces sp. NBC_01294 window:
- a CDS encoding TetR/AcrR family transcriptional regulator, with translation MDPVPPAHSLRRTPVQQRSTDRLARILDACAELLDETGYENLSTRAVALRAGVPIGSVYRFFGNKRAMAIALAHRNLDRYADGIADRLADLPATDWRPVVDAVLDEYLAMKRSVPGFALVDFGVPAPPAEGPEADPNNQVADRLTELLSTHLGLTRDTTLERAVLVAVEATDALIQLAFRTDPSGDPDIVTETRAMMHAYLARVLD, from the coding sequence ATGGACCCCGTGCCTCCCGCCCACTCCCTGCGCCGTACGCCGGTCCAGCAGCGCAGCACCGACCGGCTCGCCCGGATCCTCGACGCCTGCGCCGAGCTGCTGGACGAGACCGGGTACGAGAACCTCAGCACCCGCGCCGTCGCCCTGCGCGCCGGAGTGCCGATCGGCTCCGTCTACCGCTTCTTCGGCAACAAGCGGGCCATGGCGATCGCCCTCGCCCACCGCAACCTGGACCGCTACGCCGACGGCATCGCGGACCGCCTCGCCGACCTCCCGGCCACCGACTGGCGGCCCGTCGTGGACGCCGTACTGGACGAGTACCTGGCCATGAAGCGCAGCGTGCCCGGCTTCGCGCTCGTCGACTTCGGCGTGCCGGCGCCTCCGGCCGAGGGGCCGGAGGCCGACCCCAACAACCAGGTCGCCGACCGTCTGACCGAACTGCTCTCCACGCACCTCGGCCTGACGCGCGACACCACTCTGGAGCGGGCGGTCCTCGTCGCGGTCGAGGCCACCGACGCGCTGATCCAACTGGCTTTCCGGACCGATCCGTCCGGGGACCCCGACATCGTCACCGAGACCCGCGCGATGATGCACGCCTACCTGGCCCGCGTGCTGGACTGA
- a CDS encoding aldehyde dehydrogenase family protein codes for MKAHDGMYIDGAWRPAAGRDRIEVVNPADEQVIAGVPAGTAEDVDAAVRAARKAFPAWAATPPVERAALIGALRDVLLARKGEIAETITDELGSPLGFATAVHVGAPIAVASSYAELASSYAFEERIGNSTVLLEPVGVVGAITPWNYPLHQIVAKVAPALAAGCTLVLKPAEDTPLTAQLFAEAVHEAGIPAGVFNLVTGTGPVAGQALAAHEGVDLVSFTGSTAVGKQIGATAGAAVKRVALELGGKSANVILPGADLAKAVAAGVGHVMNNSGQSCNALTRMLVHRDQYEEAVSLAAAAVAGYPTGDPREAGTRVGPVINAKQHERVRGYIARGVEEGARLVAGGPDAPHAQGYFVAPTVFADVTPDMTIAQEEIFGPVLSILPYEDEEDALRIANGTVYGLGGAVWAEDEATAVAFARRMDTGQVDINGGRFNVLAPFGGYKQSGVGRELGPHGLAEYLQTKSLQF; via the coding sequence ATGAAGGCCCACGACGGGATGTACATCGACGGCGCATGGCGGCCCGCCGCCGGACGCGACCGGATCGAGGTCGTCAATCCGGCCGACGAGCAGGTCATCGCGGGGGTCCCGGCCGGCACCGCCGAGGACGTGGACGCCGCCGTACGCGCGGCCCGTAAGGCCTTTCCGGCCTGGGCGGCCACGCCTCCGGTCGAGCGGGCCGCCCTGATCGGCGCGCTCCGCGACGTCCTGCTGGCGCGCAAGGGCGAGATCGCCGAGACCATCACCGACGAACTCGGCTCGCCGCTCGGCTTCGCGACGGCCGTCCACGTCGGAGCGCCGATCGCCGTGGCCTCCTCCTACGCCGAACTCGCGTCCTCGTACGCCTTCGAGGAGCGGATCGGGAACTCCACCGTGCTGCTGGAGCCGGTCGGTGTGGTCGGGGCCATCACGCCCTGGAACTACCCGCTGCACCAGATCGTTGCAAAGGTGGCGCCCGCTCTCGCCGCCGGCTGCACCCTCGTCCTCAAGCCGGCCGAGGACACCCCGCTGACCGCACAGCTCTTCGCCGAAGCCGTGCACGAGGCGGGCATCCCGGCCGGAGTCTTCAACCTGGTGACCGGTACCGGCCCGGTCGCCGGGCAGGCCCTGGCCGCGCACGAGGGAGTCGACCTCGTCTCCTTCACCGGCTCGACCGCCGTCGGCAAGCAGATCGGCGCCACGGCCGGCGCCGCCGTCAAGCGGGTCGCCCTCGAACTGGGCGGCAAATCGGCCAACGTCATCCTGCCCGGGGCCGACCTGGCCAAGGCCGTCGCGGCGGGCGTGGGCCACGTCATGAACAACAGTGGCCAGAGCTGCAACGCGCTCACCCGGATGCTCGTCCACCGGGACCAGTACGAGGAAGCCGTCTCGCTCGCGGCCGCCGCCGTCGCCGGCTACCCCACCGGCGACCCCCGCGAGGCCGGTACCCGCGTCGGCCCCGTCATCAACGCCAAGCAGCACGAGCGTGTCCGCGGCTACATCGCCCGGGGCGTGGAGGAAGGCGCCCGCCTCGTCGCCGGCGGGCCCGACGCGCCGCATGCGCAGGGGTACTTCGTGGCCCCGACCGTGTTCGCCGATGTCACCCCCGACATGACCATCGCCCAGGAGGAGATCTTCGGCCCGGTGCTGTCGATCCTCCCGTACGAGGACGAGGAGGACGCCCTGCGCATCGCCAACGGCACCGTCTACGGCCTGGGCGGCGCCGTCTGGGCCGAGGACGAGGCGACGGCCGTCGCCTTCGCGCGCCGTATGGACACCGGCCAGGTGGACATCAACGGCGGCCGCTTCAACGTGCTCGCGCCCTTCGGCGGCTACAAGCAGTCGGGTGTGGGCCGCGAGCTGGGCCCGCACGGCCTGGCGGAGTACCTCCAGACCAAGTCGCTGCAGTTCTGA
- a CDS encoding right-handed parallel beta-helix repeat-containing protein — MSWTRRFPAVPAALLAALLALLSLFAAAPAARAHEERPVTFPDGSGSVPEYRGAEPDLIVCKTDRPAFERRISGFPEELRQRNLALFARCEQSGYRHLQEAVDAVDRPGMNIAILPGLYEEEPSLPKPTGECAALKAPQSSLGYQILSYDQQVQCRHNQNLVAILGKTNLQIEGTGASRLDVVVDAKYQKLNAIRADRSNGIYFRNFTAQRTTFNSLYVLAGDGFVIDDVLTRWNDEYGFLTFASDHGLYKNCESYGNGDSGIYPGSASNINEGRGYEVPRYSIEITGCRSHHNMVGYSGTAGDSVWVHDNEFDQNMGGASMDSAFPGHPGLPQNHAKFERNLIHDNNQDYYRHVADGTCAKPPIERGYERGVVCPQISMPPGTGIITAGGNWNLYEGNWVYGHQRAGFFLSAVPAFIRGEEAWSKQADTSHHNRYAGNVMGKDKSGAARPNGMDVWWDGQGRGNCWQDGPDGSTPGTVPQCGERRGAVSGASARLVGEPVKLVQLLVCADYNVQARKLPAGCDWYGARGLERVETQLALAVAAVLLLVGGVLWWRRLRGSRLGTAASLLGLAGLALDVAGSTTGLTATFAPALALLLLGLWWTGVGLALRPTRPWPARLTLLLAGLTLLDAFDKAVLMIPWTPLSPAWVRALVAVIWVLWAVVASARPGPSHSSTQANPPSTARPPAPAPHASTPEPPATPNPTR, encoded by the coding sequence ATGTCGTGGACCCGCAGGTTCCCTGCCGTGCCGGCGGCGCTCCTCGCCGCCCTCCTCGCCCTCCTGTCCCTCTTCGCCGCCGCGCCCGCCGCCCGCGCGCACGAGGAGCGCCCGGTCACCTTCCCGGACGGCTCCGGATCCGTACCCGAGTACCGCGGGGCGGAGCCCGACCTGATCGTCTGCAAGACCGACCGGCCCGCCTTCGAACGCCGGATATCCGGCTTCCCGGAGGAGCTCAGACAACGCAACCTCGCCCTGTTCGCGCGGTGCGAGCAGAGCGGCTACCGGCACCTGCAGGAGGCCGTCGACGCCGTCGACCGGCCCGGGATGAACATCGCGATCCTCCCCGGCCTGTACGAGGAGGAGCCCTCGCTCCCGAAGCCGACGGGGGAGTGCGCCGCGCTGAAGGCACCCCAGTCCTCGCTCGGCTACCAGATCCTGTCCTACGACCAGCAGGTGCAGTGCCGGCACAACCAGAACCTCGTCGCGATCCTCGGCAAGACGAACCTGCAGATCGAGGGCACGGGCGCGTCACGGCTCGACGTGGTCGTCGACGCCAAGTACCAGAAGCTCAACGCCATCCGCGCCGACCGGTCCAACGGCATCTACTTCCGCAACTTCACCGCCCAGCGCACCACCTTCAACTCGCTGTACGTGCTGGCGGGCGACGGCTTCGTCATCGACGACGTGCTGACCCGCTGGAACGACGAGTACGGCTTCCTGACCTTCGCCAGCGACCACGGGCTCTACAAGAACTGCGAGTCGTACGGGAACGGCGACTCCGGCATCTACCCCGGCAGCGCGTCGAACATCAACGAAGGCCGCGGCTACGAGGTCCCCCGCTACTCCATCGAGATCACCGGCTGCCGCAGCCACCACAACATGGTCGGCTACTCCGGCACCGCGGGCGACTCGGTGTGGGTGCACGACAACGAGTTCGACCAGAACATGGGCGGCGCCTCGATGGACAGCGCCTTCCCCGGCCACCCCGGACTCCCGCAGAACCACGCCAAGTTCGAGCGGAACCTGATCCACGACAACAACCAGGACTACTACCGCCACGTCGCCGACGGCACCTGCGCCAAGCCGCCCATCGAGCGCGGCTACGAGCGCGGCGTCGTCTGCCCGCAGATCTCCATGCCGCCGGGCACCGGCATCATCACCGCGGGCGGCAACTGGAACCTCTACGAGGGCAACTGGGTGTACGGGCACCAGCGCGCGGGCTTCTTCCTCAGCGCGGTCCCCGCCTTCATCCGCGGCGAGGAGGCGTGGTCGAAGCAGGCGGACACCTCCCACCACAACCGGTACGCCGGGAACGTCATGGGCAAGGACAAGTCCGGCGCCGCCCGCCCCAACGGCATGGACGTGTGGTGGGACGGCCAGGGCAGGGGCAACTGCTGGCAGGACGGCCCCGACGGCTCCACCCCCGGCACGGTCCCGCAGTGCGGTGAGCGCCGGGGTGCCGTCTCGGGGGCCTCGGCCCGGCTCGTCGGCGAACCGGTCAAGCTGGTCCAGCTCCTCGTCTGCGCGGACTACAACGTCCAGGCGCGCAAACTCCCGGCCGGCTGCGACTGGTACGGCGCGCGCGGCCTGGAGCGGGTGGAGACCCAGCTCGCGCTCGCCGTGGCGGCGGTACTCCTCCTGGTCGGCGGCGTCCTGTGGTGGCGCCGCCTGCGCGGCTCCCGCCTGGGCACGGCCGCCTCGCTCCTGGGCCTGGCGGGCCTGGCCCTGGACGTGGCCGGCTCCACGACAGGCCTGACCGCCACCTTCGCCCCGGCCCTCGCCCTCCTCCTGCTCGGCCTGTGGTGGACGGGCGTCGGCCTGGCGCTGCGCCCGACCCGCCCCTGGCCGGCCCGCCTGACCCTGCTGCTGGCCGGGCTCACCCTGCTGGACGCCTTCGACAAGGCGGTCCTGATGATCCCCTGGACCCCCCTGAGCCCCGCCTGGGTCCGCGCCCTGGTGGCCGTGATCTGGGTCCTGTGGGCCGTCGTAGCCTCGGCCCGCCCGGGCCCCTCTCACTCCTCCACCCAGGCCAACCCCCCGTCAACCGCCCGCCCCCCAGCCCCCGCCCCGCACGCGTCGACCCCCGAGCCCCCGGCGACCCCGAACCCCACGCGATGA
- a CDS encoding molybdopterin-dependent oxidoreductase produces MPRTALRICPLCEATCGLTLTIDGGAVTGARGDRDDVFSKGFICPKGAAFGQLDADPDRLRTPLVRRDGRLREATWEEAYDAIAAAVPALVREYGAQSVGVVLGNPNVHTMAGALYPPLLLKALGTRNLFTASTLDQMPKHVSSGLLFGDPFAIPVPDLDRTDFLLLLGANPVESNGSLCTAPDFPGRLKALRARGGTLVVVDPRRTRTATLADRHLAPRPGGDALLLAALAHTLLAEKLAAPGELEEWTEGLGELAAALGSFTPEAVAPACDLPADEIRTLARELAAAPTAAVYGRIGSCTVEYGTPASWLVDVLNILTGNLDRPGGALFPLPAAGPRPRPAGPGKGFAVGRWHSRVSGHPEVKSELPTAALAEEIETPGEGRIRALIAIASNPVLSAPDGDRLDRALAGLDFMVSVDPYLNETSRHAHVVLPPPPPSQSAHHDFAFNGFAIRNQVRFTRAAVPLEAGRLDECEIHARLVLAVSGMHGSAGPEAVDELAIQGALARETADPHSPLHGEDPARLAGLLTGDSGPERRLDLMLRLGPYGDRFGAATEGERSGELSLERLLAHPHGIDLGPLQPRLPGVLKTRSGRIELLPDPIGAELPRLRTALAERPTALVLVGRRHLRSNNSWLHNVPALTGGSNRCTLQVHPQDAGRLGLTDGGRARITADGGSLEVPVEVTDSVRTGVVSLPHGWGHDRAGARLAVASAAPGVNVNQLLDGTRLDRLSGTAVLNGFPVELTPLP; encoded by the coding sequence ATGCCCCGCACCGCCCTGCGCATCTGCCCCCTCTGCGAAGCCACCTGCGGCCTCACCCTCACCATCGACGGCGGCGCCGTCACCGGCGCCCGCGGCGACCGCGACGACGTCTTCAGCAAGGGTTTCATCTGCCCCAAGGGCGCCGCCTTCGGCCAGCTCGACGCCGACCCCGACCGGTTGCGCACCCCCCTGGTCCGCCGCGACGGCCGACTCCGGGAGGCCACCTGGGAGGAGGCCTACGACGCCATCGCGGCCGCCGTCCCCGCACTCGTCCGGGAGTACGGGGCCCAGTCGGTCGGTGTGGTCCTCGGCAACCCGAACGTGCACACCATGGCCGGCGCCCTCTACCCGCCGCTGCTCCTCAAGGCCCTCGGCACCCGGAACCTGTTCACCGCCAGCACGCTCGACCAGATGCCCAAGCACGTGTCCAGCGGGCTCCTCTTCGGCGACCCCTTCGCCATCCCGGTCCCCGACCTCGACAGGACCGACTTCCTGCTGCTCCTGGGCGCCAACCCGGTCGAGTCCAACGGCTCCCTGTGCACCGCCCCCGACTTCCCCGGCCGGCTCAAGGCGCTGCGCGCCCGCGGCGGCACCCTGGTCGTCGTCGACCCGCGCCGCACCCGTACCGCCACGCTCGCCGACCGCCACCTCGCACCGCGCCCCGGCGGCGACGCACTGCTGCTCGCGGCCCTCGCGCACACCCTGCTCGCCGAGAAGCTCGCCGCCCCCGGCGAACTGGAGGAGTGGACCGAAGGTCTCGGGGAACTCGCCGCCGCGCTCGGGAGTTTCACTCCTGAGGCCGTGGCCCCCGCCTGCGACCTCCCGGCCGACGAGATCCGCACCCTCGCCCGCGAGCTCGCGGCCGCGCCCACCGCCGCCGTCTACGGGCGGATCGGCAGCTGCACCGTCGAGTACGGCACGCCGGCCAGCTGGCTGGTCGACGTACTGAACATCCTCACCGGCAACCTCGACCGGCCGGGTGGAGCCCTCTTCCCGCTCCCGGCCGCCGGCCCGCGGCCCCGCCCCGCCGGGCCCGGCAAGGGCTTCGCCGTCGGCCGCTGGCACAGCCGGGTCAGCGGTCACCCCGAGGTCAAGAGCGAGCTGCCCACGGCCGCCCTGGCCGAGGAGATCGAGACGCCGGGGGAGGGGCGGATCCGTGCCCTGATCGCCATCGCCTCGAATCCCGTCCTGTCCGCACCCGACGGCGACCGGCTCGACCGGGCGCTGGCCGGCCTCGACTTCATGGTCTCGGTCGACCCGTACCTGAACGAGACCTCACGCCACGCCCATGTCGTGCTGCCTCCGCCGCCGCCCTCGCAGAGCGCACACCACGACTTCGCCTTCAACGGTTTCGCCATCCGCAACCAGGTGCGCTTCACCCGCGCCGCCGTCCCCCTCGAAGCGGGCCGCCTCGACGAGTGCGAGATCCACGCGCGCCTCGTCCTGGCCGTCTCCGGCATGCACGGCTCGGCCGGACCGGAGGCCGTCGACGAACTTGCCATCCAGGGCGCCCTGGCCAGGGAGACCGCCGATCCGCACTCCCCCCTGCACGGGGAGGACCCGGCGCGTCTCGCCGGCCTGCTCACCGGCGACAGCGGCCCCGAGCGCCGGCTTGACCTGATGCTCCGACTCGGGCCGTACGGGGACCGGTTCGGCGCGGCGACCGAGGGGGAGCGCAGCGGGGAGCTCAGCCTGGAGCGGCTGCTCGCGCACCCGCACGGGATCGACCTGGGCCCGCTGCAGCCCCGGCTCCCGGGCGTGCTGAAGACCCGCAGCGGCAGGATCGAGCTGCTCCCGGACCCGATCGGGGCCGAGCTCCCGCGGCTGCGCACGGCGCTCGCCGAACGCCCCACCGCCCTGGTGCTCGTGGGCCGCCGCCATCTGCGGTCCAACAACAGCTGGTTGCACAACGTCCCGGCCCTCACCGGAGGTTCCAACCGCTGCACCCTCCAGGTCCACCCGCAGGACGCCGGCCGGCTGGGCCTCACCGACGGGGGCCGGGCCCGGATCACCGCCGACGGCGGGAGCCTGGAGGTTCCCGTCGAGGTCACCGACTCCGTCCGTACCGGCGTGGTGAGCCTTCCGCACGGCTGGGGCCACGACCGCGCCGGCGCCCGGCTCGCGGTCGCCTCCGCGGCGCCCGGCGTCAATGTCAACCAGCTGCTCGACGGCACCCGGCTGGACCGGCTGTCCGGCACGGCCGTGCTCAACGGCTTCCCCGTGGAGCTGACGCCCCTGCCCTGA
- a CDS encoding CitMHS family transporter, giving the protein MLTFLGFAMIATFLVLIMMKKMSPIAALVLIPALFCVFAGKGAHLGDYVIDGVGKLAPTAAMLMFAIVYFGVMIDVGLFDPIVRGILRFCKADPMRVVVGTAALAAIVSLDGDGSTTFMITVSAMYPLYKRLGLSLVVMTGVAATANGVMNTLPWGGPTARAATALKLDAADIFVPMIPALAVGLLFVFVLAYVLGVRERRRVGTLVLPGQAQPETAEEDLVPAGPGAAASSPAASSSTASLGVTATATVTAADSSTASADSGSPASAVSSAPVGPAAASSSAAPEDGFQGLDPHRPSLRPRLYWFNAGLTVALLTAMIMELLPIPVLFLLGAALALTVNFPHMPDQKARIAAHADNVLNVAGMVFAAAVFTGVLTGTGMVKHMADWLVGAIPAGMGPHMALVTGLLSLPLTYFMSNDGFYFGVLPVLAEAGAAHGVSPLEIARASLVGQALHMSSPLVPAVYVLVGMAKVEFGDHTRFTVKWAALTSLVVLAAGMVFGII; this is encoded by the coding sequence ATGCTGACCTTCCTCGGCTTTGCCATGATCGCGACCTTCCTGGTTCTGATCATGATGAAGAAAATGTCGCCCATCGCGGCGCTCGTCCTCATCCCCGCACTCTTCTGCGTGTTCGCAGGCAAGGGCGCGCACCTCGGCGACTACGTCATCGACGGCGTCGGCAAACTCGCTCCGACCGCCGCCATGCTGATGTTCGCCATCGTCTACTTCGGCGTGATGATCGACGTCGGACTCTTCGACCCGATCGTGCGCGGCATCCTGCGCTTCTGCAAGGCGGACCCGATGCGGGTGGTGGTCGGCACCGCCGCCCTCGCCGCGATCGTCTCCCTCGACGGCGACGGATCGACCACCTTCATGATCACGGTCTCGGCCATGTATCCGCTCTACAAGCGGCTCGGGCTGAGCCTGGTCGTGATGACGGGCGTCGCGGCCACGGCCAACGGCGTCATGAACACCCTGCCCTGGGGTGGCCCCACGGCCCGCGCCGCCACCGCCCTCAAGCTCGACGCCGCCGACATCTTCGTCCCGATGATCCCGGCCCTCGCGGTGGGCCTGCTCTTCGTCTTCGTCCTGGCGTACGTCCTCGGCGTGAGGGAACGACGCCGGGTCGGCACGCTGGTCCTGCCCGGCCAGGCGCAGCCGGAGACCGCCGAGGAGGACCTGGTCCCGGCCGGCCCCGGCGCGGCCGCCTCGTCCCCTGCCGCCTCGTCCTCTACCGCCTCCCTCGGCGTCACCGCCACCGCCACCGTGACCGCTGCCGACAGCTCCACCGCGTCCGCGGATTCCGGTTCCCCCGCCTCCGCCGTCTCGTCCGCGCCCGTCGGTCCCGCGGCCGCCTCGAGCTCCGCCGCCCCCGAGGACGGCTTCCAGGGCCTCGACCCCCACCGCCCCTCCCTGCGCCCGCGCCTCTACTGGTTCAACGCCGGCCTCACCGTCGCCCTGCTCACCGCGATGATCATGGAGCTGCTGCCCATCCCGGTGCTGTTCCTGCTCGGTGCCGCCCTCGCCCTCACGGTCAATTTCCCGCACATGCCCGACCAGAAGGCCCGGATCGCCGCCCACGCCGACAACGTCCTGAACGTCGCCGGCATGGTCTTCGCCGCCGCCGTCTTCACCGGGGTCCTCACCGGCACCGGCATGGTCAAGCACATGGCCGACTGGCTCGTCGGCGCCATCCCCGCGGGCATGGGCCCGCACATGGCCCTGGTCACCGGCCTGCTCAGCCTGCCGCTCACCTACTTCATGTCGAACGACGGCTTCTACTTCGGCGTCCTGCCGGTCCTGGCCGAGGCCGGCGCCGCCCACGGGGTCTCCCCGCTGGAGATCGCCCGGGCCTCCCTCGTCGGCCAGGCGCTGCACATGTCGAGCCCGCTGGTTCCGGCCGTCTACGTCCTCGTCGGCATGGCCAAGGTCGAGTTCGGCGACCACACCCGATTCACCGTGAAATGGGCGGCCTTGACCTCCCTCGTCGTCCTTGCGGCAGGGATGGTTTTCGGCATCATCTGA
- the hmgA gene encoding homogentisate 1,2-dioxygenase: MSEQVGVEQARKTAEALEYLTGFGNEHSSQAVPGALPIGRNSPQRAPLGLYAEQLSGSAFTEPRSGNRRSWLYRIRPSAAHPPFTRIDNGALRTAPFTEAPADPNRLRWNPLPDPAPGTDFLSGLWTLGGNGDATQRAGMAVHLYAANASMTDRVFSDSDGELLIVPERGGLLLRTELGLLAARPGDVALIPRGVRFRVELLDADARGYVCENYGLPFELPDLGPIGANGLAAPRDFQAPVAAYEDSERPTEVVNKFCGNLWSATYDHSPLDVVAWHGTHVPYVYDLRRFNVLGSISYDHPDPSIFTVLTSPSDTPGLAGVDFVVFAPRWLVGEDTFRPPYFHRNVMSEYMGLIEGAYDAKAEGFVPGGGSLHNMMSAHGPDHETFDRASAAELKPQKIDDGLAFMFETRWPITATAQAAGADHLQRGYDDVWQGLQRHFRA; the protein is encoded by the coding sequence ATGAGCGAGCAGGTCGGCGTCGAGCAGGCCAGGAAGACGGCAGAGGCACTGGAGTACCTCACCGGCTTCGGCAACGAACACAGCTCGCAGGCCGTCCCCGGCGCACTGCCGATCGGCCGGAACTCGCCCCAGCGCGCACCCCTCGGCCTGTACGCCGAGCAGCTCAGCGGCAGCGCCTTCACCGAGCCCCGCAGCGGCAACCGCCGCTCCTGGCTCTACCGCATCCGCCCCTCGGCCGCGCACCCGCCCTTCACCCGGATCGACAACGGCGCCCTGCGCACCGCGCCCTTCACCGAGGCCCCGGCGGACCCGAACCGGCTCCGCTGGAACCCGCTGCCCGACCCGGCCCCCGGCACCGACTTCCTGTCCGGCCTGTGGACCCTCGGCGGCAACGGCGACGCCACCCAGCGCGCCGGCATGGCCGTCCACCTCTACGCCGCCAACGCGTCCATGACGGACCGGGTGTTCAGCGACTCCGACGGCGAGCTGCTGATCGTCCCCGAGCGCGGCGGACTGCTCCTGCGCACCGAGCTGGGCCTGCTCGCCGCCCGCCCGGGCGACGTGGCCCTGATCCCGCGCGGCGTCCGCTTCCGCGTCGAGCTGCTGGACGCCGACGCCCGCGGCTACGTCTGCGAGAACTACGGCCTGCCCTTCGAGCTGCCGGACCTGGGCCCGATCGGCGCCAACGGCCTCGCCGCCCCGCGGGACTTCCAGGCCCCGGTGGCCGCGTACGAGGACAGCGAGCGCCCGACCGAGGTCGTCAACAAGTTCTGCGGCAACCTCTGGTCGGCCACCTACGACCACTCCCCGCTCGACGTGGTCGCCTGGCACGGCACCCACGTCCCGTACGTCTACGACCTGCGCCGCTTCAACGTCCTGGGCTCGATCAGCTACGACCACCCGGACCCGTCGATCTTCACCGTCCTGACCTCGCCCTCCGACACCCCGGGGCTGGCGGGCGTGGACTTCGTGGTCTTCGCCCCGCGCTGGCTCGTCGGCGAGGACACCTTCCGCCCGCCGTACTTCCACCGCAACGTGATGAGCGAGTACATGGGCCTGATCGAGGGCGCCTACGACGCCAAGGCCGAGGGCTTCGTCCCCGGCGGCGGCTCGCTCCACAACATGATGTCCGCGCACGGCCCCGACCACGAGACCTTCGACCGGGCGAGCGCCGCCGAGCTGAAGCCGCAGAAGATCGACGATGGCCTGGCCTTCATGTTCGAGACCCGCTGGCCGATCACCGCCACCGCCCAGGCGGCCGGCGCGGATCACCTCCAGCGGGGCTACGACGACGTGTGGCAGGGTCTGCAGCGCCACTTCCGTGCCTGA